Genomic segment of Sander vitreus isolate 19-12246 chromosome 17, sanVit1, whole genome shotgun sequence:
GAGGAAGTTCTCAATGCAACAGGTTTGTGGGGGAAAGGGGAAgcacagtttgtgtttttttttttattattatacgtTGTGTAATACAGATAATACATGTGTCTTAAGTGACCAACGTTTCTCTTATGTGTTGTCTTGTTCACAACAGCCCACTTAGAGCCCAGACCCCCCTTCTTTTGTGGAGAGGCTCAGAGGCAAACAGCTCACAGGTATATTTGTTGTCACCACTGACCTGTATCAAAGTCTAATTAATTATGTGTAGTTTTATTAAACAGTTCATATTATGTTTTACTGCatactgttgtttttaaatatcaGTAATGGCAAAATGTTGCTTGATTGTCCACAATTGGTATTTTTAGTCAGATGAAGACTTCCAAGAAAGAAGACGGGAAGTAGAGAACATGATGAAGAAAAATGCTGACTGGATCTGGGACTGGTCTAGTCGACCTGAGAACAATCCACCAAAGTATGTAGCTATTTCAGTGGTGTTATCTCAGTTAacataataattatttatttttttcaaccttttttttttttttatccaggtaagtcgattgagaacagaatctcatttgcaacgacgacctgtcgcgttcagtacaaccacagtctgatctgttggccactgagcagctccactgaagCGGTTGGGGTtataagggccttgctcaagggcacctcagtggagGTCTTTCACTCTCCCCACCCAGATTTaacctgtcggtctggggattgaaccggcgacctcccagtcacaagctcgcttcttGTCCCTTTAGGCCACTACTGCCATTATTCCtagatttaagacaaaaatgtGCTGTTACACAATTATGAAGCAAATTGTCGATGACTATGAACCATGTGAATACAGTACAATTTAGATGCACACGTAATCCCCACCAACAGGAAAAATGGCAGTGATTACAGTGATGGTAGAGCTAACAGGAATAGGAAATTGTTAACTCTATTGGGCTAATCTCTTACACATATAAGCCTAAGTGTATTTATGTAATGCTGTGATTTGGAATTGTAATTCATAGAATGAAAAAAGATGTCTGTGTGAGCAGAGGTATCGGTATGACATTAGACTGGCGCTCATTGATTTTAATGTATTCAAAACTGAAAAATTAATGTGCTTCTCCATAGGGAGTTCCTGCTGAAGTACCCTAAGCGCTCAACCTCTCTCAGCATTAGGAACACCAGCGTCATGAAGAAGGGGGGTGTTCTCTCTGCTGACTTCCTGAAGCTTTTCCTTCCTTCATTAATCATTTCTCACATACTCGCTGTTGGCATAGGGTAAGCAACATTATTTCATCTCTAACTCTGGCAGtatctcaaaaacaaaaaaaattcaatgAGAACCTCTAGAGGAAATTGCAGAGGGgtccttaaaataatgtttgaaGCCCAGATTTTTGACCACATACAATTGATGTATCTTCATAAAAATAATGGAATAATTTGACATACAgatgaaaaatgtacttggtgTTTTTCAAATATTCATACATGTTTAGAAACATGTTTTTCCACCACCAAAAATTAAAGGTCTGTTTGCTATCTGTATTGTATTGTGACAACACCTTGATCTTCCATGAACCTCAAACATGCAGAATAGAGCAGTATTGCCACAACAAGAAACGGCAGTTCCAAAGCCAAAATGTCCAGTAGCCAGTGGCAACCCATAAGGTTTCCTCATGTTCAGTGTCTCAGATTTAGTGGGTTAACAGTACAAATAAACTACTAGTGTGCTCAGAGCTTTGCGTCTAACCCTGAGAGTAAACAGGCCACTCTGGTGTGTcccatattttgttttaaaaaatgcagAGCATAAACCTTGCTTTATTTGGAAATTCTGTTTAGTACCAGTAGTATCTGTCTCTAGAGCACCACTACAACACAATATTTTTTCAATGAGCTGCTTTAAAAATGCATACGATGGCACAGATGCTTTTTCTAGTGACAGACCTATGGATATGATGTAAATGTATCAAATCCCCAGCTTCAGTGTAGTTAtagtgagatatatatatatatatatatatatatatatagctctgcagaattgaaaaatgtacccagatttttttgtgtataGTCTGCTCTCAGCACCATCTTATTTTACATGTTTGTCTCTTCTTTTAGGATATATATTGGGAAGCGTCTAACTTCCCACAACACCTACTAAGTAGGATGGTGGTGTGTTGCGACACCTTCTTGGCATGCCTTAAAATGGGACCTTCTGATGATCGAGAGAGATGTGGCCATGTGACACGGTCCAATTTGATTGAGTGCCTGACTTAGCTCACACCAGCGTAGAGAGTTAAGgatctgttattgttgtttcaTGGTGTTAACTCCTGAACACAACAGTGACCAATCCTCTGCTCCTTGCTGTAGTCTTTATCCTGGCCTCAAGATGACTATTTTGCTGCTTCCTGCTCCTTAAATCTGCACGTTAGGGatctaatatatattatatgccatggcctttttttgttttgtaatgacaaaatatatatataaattttttttgtCCAAGGGATCATTAGCCTAGTGTTAACTTGATTGCTTCCATTACTGATTGCTGGATTTGTGCAGTTGTATATTGTGATTATAAGAAAGCATTGTTAAGCACTGACATGGTCCATTTTGTTCATCctacacaaaataaaagttgGAAATATACTTATGGCCCTGATGGATTTATAAACCAGTTAATATGTAGAAACATGAATTTATCAAAGGAAAGGACCACATGCAGATGAACACAATTAAAATTTTATTGAACTTTGGTCAAAATAATAAACAAGTGAATACATTGCCACCATGTTAGGAATCAATGGACAAAGACAATGCATtattatgtgtttgttttaatgtcatCAGTATATGTTGTGTAGTCGACCTTCATTTCTGCATTTACAACTACGGAGATAAGATCCACATTTGCAATATGCGGTTCAAATTTGGGTGACAACCCTAATAAATGAATAAGGGCACATGTATGAGGCCTGTCTGAATTTCCTACTTATTACATGATTAGGAGGCACTCTATCACAAACTGTATAGTGTGCAATTTACCTCCTTTGTTTTCATAGACAGCCACATATAGCAGCAGTATATGAGGACATAACTCTATAAAATAGGATTTACAAATAATGCACATGAGGTTTGTAAAACATTTGGGGACATAACTTGTAGCTGTCACTGATAGAAGTAGGTATTAAGGCTGCAGATTCCCTTTGTCCTGGGCCCCATCTTGTGCCATGTAGTTTCCAGCCCGCATCCAAAAACATGGTCAAAAACTCAGAAATTAATCTcttgacacaaacacattatcaGTTGTCTCcaacagtggttctcaaaccgGTCGCCCCAAATAGTATTTCCATAACAAGTTTGCTTGAGATCTGCTCAAAGACAGTGGTGTGACTGGACATTTGTCCACCTCTCTACAACATAAGAACATGCAAagcaataaacatgttttaatacatacttctaaatttaaaaacacatctgtAGTTTTAGTTTCTTTTATTATGTGGATGACAAGGTGTACTTGAGTAGATACAGTCAGTGAAATTATGTCACTGTATTGACTGGGGTAAAgtaagaggagggagggggaagaaaagaaagaagtccACTTTCCAAATTCATGGCCTCTTCCACCAGTAGTTTGGCCTGAATACATGGCCAATGGGGGAATGTTACAGTTAGGCTCATTGGCCATTAATCCGTGCTTCAGAGGGCCCAAAATCTTTGAGATGATGTTACAACTTTGACAAGACGTCATTTTAAGGGCTTCCAAGAGTTCTGtcattaaatgtgaaatgaaggcttaaaatgtcaacacaaacacCAACGTTCAAGAGTTTGACCTCTAGGGAGTGCCATTCCGTCAATTAGACCCAAATTGGGCTTTCTGGGTCGGGGGGCACGTTGATTGCCCTGGTGCCAAAGGCAAAAACAACCTAAGCtcatattcaaaataaaacaggcctATGGATCAACCTCCTGTGGCAAAAAAAAGTAGACACGTGCTTTCGAATTCTTCACCAGGAGGACAACAAGGCTGTTTCTTCTTATACAGATAGACAAGTAGTAGGCTTAACTACACAGGTACGGTAAAAGCCCTATCCTCTGGAGCCCCAAATCTTCTAGTTGATTTTGTCCTGGAAAATGTACAAGTTGTTGGTGGCTGCCACAGCTATCACGTTATCTTTGGGGTGCCAGGCAGTGTGGAGGATCTTCTTGTTGAAGTCCAGGCTGTCCACGCTGATCTCATCCTTCTTCCTCTTGCCACCAGTGGACACTTTGCGTGGTTTGAGCGTAGCCCGTGGTTTGCTGCTCTCCCGGGACGCCTCCAGTGTGATGTCCCGCCTGGTGTTGCGGTCAAACATTCGGAAGAAGTTGTTGTAGGAGCCGGTCATGATGGCactgatggagagagaaaatgacaaTTGTCTAAATtaacttgaaaaaaacaaaaacacaatatcacCAGTTATTGATTTTgatatctaaaaaaataaataaaataaatactacaaaaGACACTGCTGAAAATGCTATCCTATGCAAGAGAAAGGACACATACCTGTCACTGCCATTCCAGCAGCACTCAAACTTGTCAAAGATGCAGTCATTTTCATACAAGGAGCAGAGCTTACTGCGAAGGTATTCATGGAcctgaaacaaaacacattACTTAACCTAAATATTCACTTGAGCTGCACGTCTTCATCTTTATGGATATAATTTGAGTGTAAAAGGGCTCCTGATACACAATACTTGACCGGAGTTTTGCCTTTTTACATCAGTGAATGGTTTTACTTATAATTTGCTAACAGAACAGCCCTCAGATTGCTTGGCTAACCAGACAGAGGCTACTATTTTTGTGAGTCACGAGGAGCTTGCATGCCATTTGTTAAAGGGAACATATCCTTTTGTATTTCTCTGACCTTGTCTTCGTCATCATTTTTATATAACAATTTCATTTCGGGCTTCAAGAAAACATGTTTGCAAATTGATGCGAATTTAAAGTAATACAAATTTACAGTAGCAGGCGAGGGGGACACAGCAGCACAACAAGCTTATTGTTATATGCTTTGGGGGAAAATCCTGACGTTTTGATTATTGCAGTGTTAAAAGTCCTGATCACAAAACTACCATGCATTGCTTGTTTTTTCTCTCACATAGGGTTACTGTCAGTTATATATCAAGTCACTAAAGAAGTATGTTTATGCACCTGATACGTCTCCACTGGCCTGTTCTCCATGTTGAGGTCCCAAACTTTGACGGAGAGGTAGTCACGTGTCATCATATAGCGTCCGCTGTGACTGAACTTCACGTCCGAGATGGAGGAGATGATCTCAGAGAAAAAGGATCGGCTGCTTGGATCCTCTGGCTCCTCAAAGACTGAAAAAAAGTTCTTATTTCTAAATGTATTCCCAGAATGTCCttttaattaatcaaaaaaaacaaaaaaacatcttaaaacaaTCTGGAACATGTCAAACATTAAATACTAATCACTATTTGCCACATTTTAAAGTAATCAACATCTTGAattttcaaaaaagtaaaaaaactaaaaaaaaactaaaaaggttATCAATTTATAGTAATATACAAATGAAGAAAAGCAGGATAAACTGATTATGAAAATGTATCGTATTTTTTCATAAATTACTTAGTCTGTCAACATTTAGAATTCATTTTCCACTGAGATCCTAATTTATTGACAAACATAGCAGCACTTACACTTTGAGTGCCTATCGCAGAGGGCCGCTGCTCGCATGTCACACAGGCGGATGGTGCCTTTGCTACTGCTGTACACAAATACATTGCATTGGTGTGGATGGCACTCAGCAGCTGTGATTACTTCTGTCAGTTCCTCCATGTTGGCGGGCTTGATGTCTACAATATCTGGGAACACACTGTTAAGGTACAAGCAGTCTTATATTTCATTATGATACAATGCAGAGACTACTGGCCTATTAGCCACATATCTAATATATCTtctgatgaagaaaaaaaggatacTAAAACTTCTGTCTGTGATTTCCAAGTGCCATAGATTTATTCTTAGGTCATCTGCGGAGAGGTACGTTTCATGATCACTATTTACAGAAATGGAATTAATGTGATAGGTGTGCGCATTTGCAAAGATCCTCCGTGGGCTTGCTTCTACCATGAGATCCATTGGCATCAGTACTGGTACCTGAAACATACAACATGCATTTTTAGACTAGATTCACAAAAAGCCATGTTCAAAAATGAGACAGGTCTGATTAAACATACCCGTAAAGAGGTGATTCTAAAGGGGTCTCTGAGTCGTCCATCTTCATCTTTCAGGTTGTAACCTTCTGCTCGTTTATCTCTTTCACTTATTTTCCACAATTTGATAGTTTTATCTGACAAAGTAACACAGataagaaagttgaaaaatgtagaggTGAAGAACAATTATCTGATAGAGATCATTAATTATATCACCAATCGACCAAAATAGATAAAAAGTAAACTCCTACCATTTGTCGAAAGTAGAAAGTGAGCAGCATTTTGTTGGGGTAGCCatcttattttattaattttttcctCAATTTCTAAACTTTTCAAATAGTCAAATTCTGGCTCGTGACTCTGAAAAGTGCTATAGACGTTGTACTCCCCACGCAGGTGTGGACGATTCTTAGactgaaaacaaagacaagtCACAGGGTATATACATTATCATTGCAACAGAGTCAGCATATAACCTCTTGACATAATACTGACGATGGAGATACTCATCTTCTGTCATTCCATATTAGATCTTACCTCCTGTTCATGTTGAAATATCACTACTCTGCCTCCTTTATCTCCAGTTGCAAGCAATTCTCCAGAATAGTTGAACTCAACTGTTGAGATTATGTCAGCTGAAAATGGACACAAATCAGAGTGAATCACATCTAATAGCTCAGCTTTCACGATGATAGTTCTGATGACAGCTAGGACCATGCTACTGTGTTAGACTGCAGACTGGGGCCAGAGACATTTTTACTATAGTAAAACATCAGGTACACGGACAGCCAAAGACGCACAACATGTACACTcattcatgtatgtatgtatgaatgaatgaatgaaaacaagcaTGATGTCACTCGACAATTTATGGACGCAGCACATTGACGTCATGGACACGGTCGCTCCCCTTTAATAGCTCAGCCACCACCTAGCTAGCATACAGCTAGCTAGCGACATACAGTGAATTACAGACGAAAGGGCGTTTGTGCAACTACTCCACAAACTCACACCAATCACGACAACCGTCTTATATTTAAACCTGTGCGACCATCTAGCTACCGTGCATCTCATGTGAAGGCCACAGATCATCATCATTAAACCACACAGCTAGCTACCCATCGTTTTAGCCTAGCcgccaagctaacgttagctacataccTTCCGCAACATCTTCATCTATCGCTCCTTTCACTTGAGAGAAACACCACTGGAAATCATTTCCTCCTGCAACTCCTGTAAAAAGAACACAGCGTTAGTTTGTATCTGACTCGCGTTTCGTCTGGCGATAAAATGACCTGACAGTGACACAGTTTGACAACTAGCAACTTAGCTTGCCAGCGCTAACGTTGGCAAGCTAACTTGCAGATTCAGGCCATCACACACACCAAGTGAGGTGGGTCCTTTTCCTCCCTTCAAAAGTAGCTTACCCGCCATTGCTTCATGTAGCAGCTCTTGCTGTACACGGCTTCCAATACCTTATCAACCAATGCGGCTTGCTCGGGGAAATAGATAGCATCCACAATCAGTGTAAAGACTCGGGTCCAGATCTGTCAAGACCACGGAAATTAtccgtgattttttttttttcttccaaaatgGCGCACAGTACATGGAGAAAtgacgtcatgcacacatgCCACATCCTGGCTCCATCCATCCGCCTGAGCATCATGTTATAAAATGTGCATTGAGTCTTTATGTTCTATACATTCAACTTTATTGCATTACAGTACATATTCATACCTGCTTATATAGCCTGTTAAAGCCAATTCAGCGGTCTTCGGATGagtgtgataaataaaatgtactaagtattttgataaaagTTGAACtaaaccaaataaaataaactggaTAGAAATAGCCAGCATAAAACAGCATGAACATTTTTTTCTAGTCTTATATTCATTGGCCAGGTATGTATCATTAATTAGCAGGCTATAGGCTAAATAATTGCTAAAGTTATTCCAGagataaaagtaaaacacaTGAACTTCTATTAACAAATGATACTATTAAcgataaaaccttttttaattcGCTTGGTCACTGTTCCTGGTAGATATAAAGTGTGTCCTAACTCAAAATTGCATGACACCTTACAAGTACCCTGACTTCTATTGTATGGTCAATGGGTGACATCTAGTGGGGAAATAATGAACATTCAGTTCATTTGTGTTGGGTATGTTGCACCCCAATGGGTAAACGAATGTACATACTTTTTACAGACACCAACCTTTTGTAATTGTTCTAGT
This window contains:
- the LOC144532661 gene encoding BCL2/adenovirus E1B 19 kDa protein-interacting protein 3-like isoform X2, yielding MSLQKDISSDESLQGSWVELHFSGTGSQSTSHHGSQEQIPTSIQEGDVEKMLLDAQHESGKNSSRGSSQCNSPLRAQTPLLLWRGSEANSSQSDEDFQERRREVENMMKKNADWIWDWSSRPENNPPK
- the LOC144532661 gene encoding BCL2/adenovirus E1B 19 kDa protein-interacting protein 3-like isoform X1 — translated: MSLQKDISSDESLQGSWVELHFSGTGSQSTSHHGSQEQIPTSIQEGDVEKMLLDAQHESGKNSSRGSSQCNSPLRAQTPLLLWRGSEANSSQSDEDFQERRREVENMMKKNADWIWDWSSRPENNPPKEFLLKYPKRSTSLSIRNTSVMKKGGVLSADFLKLFLPSLIISHILAVGIGIYIGKRLTSHNTY
- the LOC144532657 gene encoding serine/threonine-protein phosphatase 2A 55 kDa regulatory subunit B delta isoform translates to MAGVAGGNDFQWCFSQVKGAIDEDVAEADIISTVEFNYSGELLATGDKGGRVVIFQHEQESKNRPHLRGEYNVYSTFQSHEPEFDYLKSLEIEEKINKIRWLPQQNAAHFLLSTNDKTIKLWKISERDKRAEGYNLKDEDGRLRDPFRITSLRVPVLMPMDLMVEASPRRIFANAHTYHINSISVNSDHETYLSADDLRINLWHLEITDRSFNIVDIKPANMEELTEVITAAECHPHQCNVFVYSSSKGTIRLCDMRAAALCDRHSKFFEEPEDPSSRSFFSEIISSISDVKFSHSGRYMMTRDYLSVKVWDLNMENRPVETYQVHEYLRSKLCSLYENDCIFDKFECCWNGSDSAIMTGSYNNFFRMFDRNTRRDITLEASRESSKPRATLKPRKVSTGGKRKKDEISVDSLDFNKKILHTAWHPKDNVIAVAATNNLYIFQDKIN